From Candidatus Wallbacteria bacterium:
CTGTACCTATATAATACCGAAACATCCCGGGAATGCAGCAATGAAATCCGCAGCCTGATCGATTCCGGAGCAGACATGAATGCAGCCGACGTAAGCGGACGGACCCCATTGATCCTGTCATTGATCATCGGACTGGATGAGATTGCTGAACTGCTTGTCAGAACAAAAGGCTGCAGTCTTGATCTGTGCGACAGATCGGGAAATTCGTCGCTGTCAATTGCCATAACCTGCGGGCGGGACAGAATCGCCAGGCAGCTGATCGAAGACGGTGCATGCATCGACAGTTCCGACAGCAATGGCTGTACACCACTGCTGCTGGCCCTGGCAGGCGGAAAGAAAGAAATTGCCGACCTGCTTCTCAGTAAGGGTTCTTCAGTTACTGCGGTGAGAGGGCGGACCGCATTTCCAGGTAATGAGGACGGATTTACCATGCTGATGTATGCAGCCAAATGGAGTTATCCGGATGTAATCAAAATACTGATTCAGCGCGGAGCCCGGATCAATGATCAAAGCAAGAATGGAAGTACTGCACTTATGGTGGCTTGCGAAGCAAAGTCAGTCGATGCAGTCAATACTCTGCTCGAATCAGGCGCTGATCCCAACATCAGGGATCAGAACGGAAACAACTCCTTGATGCGGTTTCTCTCATCCTGCAGATCAGATACAGATTGCGCCATTCCAGAAGCGCTCATCAGGTCAGGTTCAGACCTTGCCGGCAAAAACGGAAAGGGCTTTACTCCCTATGTATTAGCTGTAAGAATGAAGCGCAGCGATATTGCAGACCTCATCGCTTCAAAAGGCATTGATCCCTGTCCTGACAGGCTGAGTGCAGACCTGCTTTTATGGAGCTCTGCGATCACCGGAGACCTGAAAAATGCCGGACTCGCGGTTTCCAGAGGTGCGGAGCTCAACTACCTGGACACTGCTGAACAGGAGTATGGTTGCAGCGGGTCTCCGCTTCAGATTGCAGCAGGCAGAGCGAACCCTGAGATGGTCAGATTTCTGCTTTCCAAGGGTGCCGTTGTCAGCCTGCCGGATAAGCACGGTGAAACAGCCCTGCTGAAAGCCTGCGGCAGTTATGGAGATTCCGACAAAAAGCAGGAAACTATCTCGATCTTGAAGATGGCTGGGGCAGACTACGACAGGGAGCTGACTTACTACAACAACAGAAGATATGGCCATGACCTGGAATATGCTTGCAGTAGCGGCAAAAAAGACGATCTCTTGAAATACATAGGAATGAAAGTTTCAGTGAACCGCAGTGATGAATATGGCCGCACCCCGTTGATGCTCGCCTCTGAAAAAGCGGAGCATTCTGAAATCGTTGAGATATTGCTCGATAATGGAGCCGACCCTACAGCAAGGGACTTACTCGGTTTGACAGCGCTGGACCATGCAAAACAATGCAACAGCGAAGAAAATTATAGACTGATCAGCCAGGTGCTTGCGAAAATATATTATGACCAAGACAAGAGTATGAGCTGCAAAACCAAAGCTGAGAGCAATGATTTATCTATGACCAGCTCTGAAGTGAAAGCGGAAAGTGCGACAACTTCAGGAACAGTCAAAACCATTCTCCTTGGGAACAATGTGAAACTGGAAATGGTCTGGATCCCGCCCGGCCAGTCTGTTAAAGGCAGTGTTAAAGGAGCCTACTATGAACAGCCGCAGCATATTGTAAAAATAAGCAAAGGCTTTTATCTAGGCAGATACGAATTGACCGAAGAGCAGTGGGAGGCTGTTGCAGTAACCAACCCCAGATTTTTTTATAAAGGTGCTAAAATACCTGTGAACAACATTTCCTGGGATGACAGCCAGGAATTCATCAGTAAGTTGAATCAAGCAACCGGCCATGCCTTCCGCCTGCCCACTGAAACGGAGTGGGAATATGCCTGCAGGGCTGGGACTACCACTGAATATTACTGGGGCGATAAAATGGATGGCGACTTCTGCTGGTATGAGGAAAACAGCGGGGAAATATGCCGTGATGTCGGGACCAGGAAACCCAATGCCTGGGGTCTGTATGACATGAGCGGCAATGAATCGGAATGGTGCCAGGATTGGGGTGTCGGCGGTGATTATTACAAAGCAGCTTCAGCGGCAAGCTCGCAAAATCAGGGCGATAACCCGACAGGGGTTCAGCGGGGCGGGAGCCACTACAATTCACCCATAAACTGCAGATCAGCATCTCGATTGTATAACAGCAGATCCCCGAATGGCAGGGACATTGGCTCCGGCATGCGCCTGGCGGCCGATGAAATCCCATAGTGCCACATTACCCGCATCTGTTTTCACATACAGTCCTTGCATGGTAGAATAGATCAGACGGCTTTGATCGGAGGATTCGAGATGAAACCATTTATCCTTTTGCTGATACTGTTCTCGTTCCGGGCTTTCGCAGAAGGCACTGGCGAAATACAAGCGGCCAAGCCGGCTGAAGTCATGCAAGCGGCAGGCCCAGCACCCGCTCCAACAGCGCAGGCCTCCACCCTGCAGGCGGTAAAGCCGACTGCCAAGCCCAAAACCACGGTGAAACATCGCCGGATAGTACACCATGCCAAGAAAACAACTGGAACAGCAGATTTTCTTACTTTTGATTCATGCCCTGGGATCAGGATCACCTCGACCAGATTCGAGAAAATCGGCAACATTCCATACTTCACGGGCATAGTCCAGAACCGCTCGGACAGGACTTACTGGTATCTGCTGGTGAAGGTCAGCCTCTACAACAGGGATCAAAACCTGGTGGGACTGATCATGGACAACGCCCTCAGCCTGGGGCCGGGGAAAACCTGGAAATTCATGGCTGAAATCGAGGCCTGCGGCACTCCCGCAGCCGGCAGAATCACAGACATTTACGGCGGCACGATGCGTTAACTCGCCACTCTGCCTGATCCAACGG
This genomic window contains:
- a CDS encoding ankyrin repeat domain-containing protein, which produces LYLYNTETSRECSNEIRSLIDSGADMNAADVSGRTPLILSLIIGLDEIAELLVRTKGCSLDLCDRSGNSSLSIAITCGRDRIARQLIEDGACIDSSDSNGCTPLLLALAGGKKEIADLLLSKGSSVTAVRGRTAFPGNEDGFTMLMYAAKWSYPDVIKILIQRGARINDQSKNGSTALMVACEAKSVDAVNTLLESGADPNIRDQNGNNSLMRFLSSCRSDTDCAIPEALIRSGSDLAGKNGKGFTPYVLAVRMKRSDIADLIASKGIDPCPDRLSADLLLWSSAITGDLKNAGLAVSRGAELNYLDTAEQEYGCSGSPLQIAAGRANPEMVRFLLSKGAVVSLPDKHGETALLKACGSYGDSDKKQETISILKMAGADYDRELTYYNNRRYGHDLEYACSSGKKDDLLKYIGMKVSVNRSDEYGRTPLMLASEKAEHSEIVEILLDNGADPTARDLLGLTALDHAKQCNSEENYRLISQVLAKIYYDQDKSMSCKTKAESNDLSMTSSEVKAESATTSGTVKTILLGNNVKLEMVWIPPGQSVKGSVKGAYYEQPQHIVKISKGFYLGRYELTEEQWEAVAVTNPRFFYKGAKIPVNNISWDDSQEFISKLNQATGHAFRLPTETEWEYACRAGTTTEYYWGDKMDGDFCWYEENSGEICRDVGTRKPNAWGLYDMSGNESEWCQDWGVGGDYYKAASAASSQNQGDNPTGVQRGGSHYNSPINCRSASRLYNSRSPNGRDIGSGMRLAADEIP
- a CDS encoding FxLYD domain-containing protein, with product MKPFILLLILFSFRAFAEGTGEIQAAKPAEVMQAAGPAPAPTAQASTLQAVKPTAKPKTTVKHRRIVHHAKKTTGTADFLTFDSCPGIRITSTRFEKIGNIPYFTGIVQNRSDRTYWYLLVKVSLYNRDQNLVGLIMDNALSLGPGKTWKFMAEIEACGTPAAGRITDIYGGTMR